CCTATTTGACTTTGCTCTTCTTACCGTGAGTTGTGTTTCGATGGCTTTATTGGAGCATAGAGAGGTTTGGTTCCTTTGCGAATAAATGTCTTTTGGTCCTGGGAgttcttgtttttggtttGCAGAAGTGTGCGCTCGTGCTCCAGTACACAGCTCTACAATGAAACGGCCTGGGATGTCCCCTGGGGTTTCCCGCCTCAAATTTTACTTCGCAGCACTTTCGGTTCCATTTGGATCCTTGGGTTTGGCTCTTCCGTGCTAACCTTGAGTTTCGGCGATTGCCAGTGGTTTTTGTTCTTTCATATTATCTTGCCGTTCTCGAGCGACAACCTCGCTCTCGTTCTCTGGTGGTGGCAGAAAGGCCTCGCGTTTATGGTGAAATTGATATTGTTTGATTGTGGCgctgttttttttttttttttttttttctcctggATGATTTCGTACCGCTATGATTCCCCCTTTCACCTCATCATTGTGTACAAATATTGAAATAAACGTTCTGCTATACCTGTGCTCGGTGCAATAAACAGCAACCCAGTAGTTATATTGTATAGATGGAGTGAAATCAGGCTTCGTTAATTATGTCAAGACCATTGAATCTGGTTGTGAAATggatagttatatatatcgaAGCTCATTATTTACCAGCTGTGCCAATTGGTAGGTTATATGTGCGGAGACTGCGTAACATAGCTAGCTACAGGTGTAATATCAAACAGGCGGACAGGGACGCCGATATGATGCTTATATTTATGACTATCTTCCGTTCAACTCAAACATCTCCTTAATCtagttgctgctgcttgggtGTCAAATCATGTGACACCGGTGAGCTTTCTCCAAATAATTACATAATCAGCTGGGGTCGGTCTGCACCGTTTCCCCCTTGGGACTAGTGCTTCCTTCAGCTCCGGCCTCCCGTCTGGAACTTGCGATTCTCTCGTCTTGCTCACTGGgacctctccctctcccaacCTTATCACTCCATCTGACCTCGTCGGACTGGACATCTCTAGAGGTTGATTCGATACCGTTATCCTCTATTTTAAGGCTTCTTGTAGGTTGCCTGCCTTTGCTCATATCCTCTCATTGCTTGCACTCCACCACCATCTACCCGCTCTTGTCTCTTGCCTTCCCTGACAGATATTCTTGCTCTCTGCCAACGAACCCCCAAGCCTTTATCTATCTTGATTCCTCTATTTCTCAATTATCTTCACTAGCTGTTCTTCCTCTTATCCGCCTCTCTTTCTGCGCCTCTTTGGATTTGTCTGTGCATCGTTGCACCACCCCTGGCAATCGCGACACCCGGAGTATTGTCATTTTGTCCTCATATAATTGCTCTCCTTCTGGCTACCCAAAAAGCCTTCTGTTTTTTTATCACCTCAATTCTCCTCTCTGCCCCCCGCAATGGGCAACGTCTCAAGATATTTTTCTACCGCAGAGCGGTCATCGTTCTTCCTTTCACCCACCCATTCCCTGCACCCGTCAGCGCTCAGATGAACACAGTCTTTCAAACGATTCTCTTCAGGACATCCTCTAATTTTGATGGTATCAGGTCCTAGCTTATAGCCATCGCTTTGTTTCCTCCCACCGAAAACACAACACTGGTTGCGCTCCGTCTATTGCTTCTCTCGGACTCCTTATCACCGACCTTCGCATAACACTTCGGTCTTGTGGCCTTGTCCCTGCACCTATTTGCGATTGAAGCCTGGAATTCCCGACATATTCTTGCCGCCAATGGATTCGTATGAAAGCTATGGATCCCCCGGGAGGGGCCGTGAAACAAGCGATCCTTATGCGCCCAGGGCGTCAATGGATTCGTATAGGCGCAGATCTCCTGGTGAGTTGCTCTCCCCATATTGCCTCCTAATTAGACTTGACTAATTGATTTGATATAGCATCTCAGGATCGGCGGCGTGGACGGGGTCGATCGCGCTCTCCTGTAATGATCGATCGGTACGAGCCTTCCGATCGCAGGCCATCTAGGGACGATTACTACTCGGCATCGCGCGAACATACTGCTCGAGAACGTGAAgatcgccgccgccctcctTCGCCGATTGCAGCGAATATCGACCGTTATGTACCTGGACAAGACGGGGGAAAGCGGGCAATCCAGCCTAACCCGTTACCAAATCCTCTAACCCTTGATTTCCAAGTCGGATTCAATTGGTTTGCCGAATGGTGGCGGGCTGAGCAGTCTATaaaagaggaaaaagaaCGCGTAAAACATGGCGGGCGCCGCCCATCCGACCGTGTAAAGGGAGAACGCGAGGCACGCGAAGACCGGGATAGAGAAAGGGCTCAGATCCAGGCGGCCTACGATACCTATAAGGTGGATCTCCAGGtcaagatggcgaggacaTTCGTTCAGCAGCACAAGAATGAGGAATGGTTTAGAGAACGATACGTTCCTGAAGTACGGGATCCTCTTCGTAGGATGCTCATGGACTTCCGGGTAGGTGCCTATCAGCAGTGGGAGCATGATATTGAAGGAGGTCTCTTTGATGAGTTCACTCTGGAGGGTATCTACAAGAGCGAAAGTGACGGTGCCGGTGGTgtgattgagaaggaggaaggggagaCGACAGCTGTGGGGGAGACTCTCGGCGTGTTGGATTTGCTTCCAGCGAGAGGTGGAGATCTGCGTGACGAAGCCTTGTCTCAGCCAGCGTTGCTTATCAAAACGTTGGCACCGAATGTAAGCCGTCATAAGATCGAAGAGTTTTGCAAGGAACACCTCGGCGAACAGGACGGTGGCTTCAAATGGCTTAGTCTAAGCGACCCGAATCCCTCGAAGAAGTATCATCGGATGGGATGGATCATGCTCCACCCAGCTGATGACGTTGCAGTGGTGGAGAGAGGGgacggaagagaagaagagggcgaagagaTGGACCAAGATAATGTCGCAAACGGGTCAGGGACCGTCACCGTTTCTGAAAAAGCTCTCGAGGCGACCAATGACAAGACAATACATGACCCCGTTCATGGGGACTTTGTCTGCCACGTTGGTGTCCATGCTCCGCCATCTCAGCTTCGAAAGAAGGCGCTGTGGGATCTGTTCTCTTCACCTGACAGGGTTGAGCGTGACCTGGAATTGGCTAGGCGCCTAGTCTCGAAACTTGACTCTGAAATGGGTCGCGGCGTCGATGGCTATGCCAAAGTTGAAGACCGGGTTGAAGAACTACGCGGAAAAGGTTGGCTTCAGACTCCCGTTACTGGCCCTGTCAGTgttaagaaaagaaagcctgATTTTGATACCGACGATGTTGACGAaggtgaggctgaggagggtgaggagcAAGAAGAATGGGCGGATGACGAagtcgatgacgaggaactTTTggcgaagaaaaagaaattggATCTGATGGTTGAATACCTCCGCAGGGTTTATAacttttgcttcttttgtGTTTTTGAGTGCGACTCGATTCATGAACTCACGCGGAAATGCCCCGGTGgacatcttcgccgtccGCGAACTGGCCTTACGTCACAGTCAAAGGCTGTTGCTAGAGCCAGCGCTCTCGGGCAACCATTCCCCGTTAAGAAGAAAGATCCTAGCGAAGAGGGGGAGGAGCAAGCCCCACCCCCaagcgagaaagagaaacgcTCCCAGAGGTTCAGCTCAAAGTCGGAACAGCAGCTCCAGCGCGCATTCAACTGGGTCAAGACGTTTGAGGACAAGCTCCTTCAAATTCTTGAACCAGAGAATGTGGACATCGTCAAGCTTGGTGGAAAGTCTGTTGACGAAGCcttggaggaggaattgTCCAAGCATGTCAAACAGGAGGATGAGTCCAAATACCGATGCAAGGTACCTGAATGCTCCAAGTTGTTCAAGGCAGATCACTTCTGGCGTAAGCATATTGAAAAGAGACATGCGGATTGGTATGAACGTATTAAAAGTGATGTAAGTTGATAATGTCCCCGGTCCGTTCAATACGCCCAAAAACTAATACCGCCCCGACAGCTCATTTTGGTAAACGCTTATGTTCTTGACCCTGCACGCATTGCACCCTCGCGATCTGATGCCAATAGCAACGGCCACTTCCCGCTCAATTCGGGCCAAAACCAGACTGGTACACCTCGCGGATTCAGCCTGGCGGCGATGCCCCCCTACCTCGCTAATGGGCCAAACGTTCCACCTGGATTCCAAGGAGTGCCGGGAGGCCTGCCCGGATTCATGGGGCTCGGCAATCAGTCTTGGGGTGCGAATAGCATGGCTGGTGGCGACCACCCCGGCCTACATCAACCCGGCGTTATGCGCCGTGGTGGGGGTCGCTTCAACAGCCGGTCTGGCCCTTATGATCGACGTGGGAATCGGCATGGACCCCAGGGCGTGGGCCGCATGAGTCCAGGCCGTAGTATGCTGCCTTCTGGCCGTTTGCCAGCAGCCGCAGGAGCTCCCTACATCCCTCCTGGCCATCCTGCCGCTGCGGCCTTCGCTGGAGCCGGAGGTTTTCCTGACGCTGCCCAACAGGCAATGGGACCGCGTGAGGCCGTTCAAGGTCGTAGCCTGAAGAGCTACGAGGATCTTGACGCTGTCGGCGGCGCTGGGAGTGGCGAGTTGAACTACTGAGAAATTGCACATCCGGGCCAAATAACCTTGAGCTCTTTTCCCCTAATTCCAATCGGCGTCAACACGGGAACTGATCTATTTTACTCGTTAAGCACAGCACTCTTTGCATCTTGGGATCGGCATCCaaattttttgttttccttctACTTTTTGTACTTTCATCCTTCATTCAGTCAAGGGCTTGTTGGCGGCTTTTCTCTCGGCTCGTAAAAGAGCGCTACCCTTCGCTTTTTCTTTCGTTGACCTTCTCTTGCTGTCTCTTGAAACTCGTTTCCCACATCACATTTTCCATCCATTTGCCAAGCAGATTTGTTGTAACCATATCTTCGCACATGGGTCTtcacttttctttctcccaccCTGGGCTCCGAAAATGCGGTCGTTTGGTCTGGGGTTTGAATGTACCATAGgcttcttttttaatttatcaTACTAGCACGTACAGTATCTTGCGAAATCAGGCTAATGGATTTTTTATATCATTGATCTGTGCCTACAATATTCAACGTATGCTAATGTGAGAAAGAGGAAACCTAGTACCcataaatcttatatatagatagatagatagatagatagatagatagatagatatttatttatgTAGAGTTTTTTAAATTAACAAGTGGCGGAGGCAATGCGCCTAGGGCATCTGGATAACGACCTTATCACCGGCATCACGCCACTGCGCACCCATTTTGCGGATCTGCCGTTcgctggcgaggaagagcaggaggTATATATGACGAGCGATCTCACCCCAAGTGAAGACCTTGAGGGACACTAAATGTTGGGCTTTGACGGAGCCTGTAGAATGGGAGTGCCCCTCTGCTTCTTTTGATGGGGAGGTACTATTACTACCCTCATCAccttcagcttcgagaaTACACCATACGCCCCACCCGGCTCGACCTTCCTTTATGAAATCGGAAAGGAAGGTCCAGAATCTGGAGAAGAGAACCATGTCCCAGGGTGTGGGTGCGGAGGTGTTTATTGCTGGAGTGTGGGTGTTATCTTGGCCTGAAGGAATGAGGTTCAGGCGGAGATACCAGTGTCCTCGCTCGAGGCTGTCGAGGTCCCTGGTTTGCTCTGCGGGACTGTATGTTCGAGGAGACTTGAGACGCGTGGACAACATCTCGAGGGTTGGTGTGATATGTGTAGTGAAAGGAGATGTAGAGATTGGGGGAGGGGGTGGTTTTATTTCTAAGGGAAGGGAGAGGGGTATCGTGGGGCACTTTAACTGTGCTATAGTGTTTGTTGACCGTGGATTCTTTCCCTCATTGACCGTGTTTGGGGTGACAATAGGGCTGGTATGTGCGGTTGTGGTGTTGCGATTCCCTCCTACGCTTCCAGCTTGCATTTCatcatgttggagatggtcgAGGGCCTGTGGAGGGGAATCCACTCGACGCCGTTTGGAAGTGAGATGTGAGGAGCATTGAGGTGTCTCTGGTTCCGGCTCCGGATAGATCGTCAGACATTCTGTGTCGACACCTGGTTGAGGCTGGGAGTCGGGGATAACACTGAGAGGGGTCTCAAGCGAGTCTTTCTGAGCGCCAAGCTGTGTCGGGACCAGGTGTGAAGGGAGCGGTGACACGCGAGGTGGTGAATTAATAATATCCGCAGCCCCTGTAAACGGTGATGTGCCGggatgggaggaagaaggatagGAATCTGTTTCGCCTGGGCGAAGTGGGATGGTCTCACGTGAGTGAGTTTGGAAGTTCAAGATGGCGTCGACTTGAGCACGATAGTGAGCATCATCGACGGCGCCACTGGGCGCAGAGATGTGGACGAGGATTTCTGATTTGTCCATGCGCGGACCTTGTTCATCCTAGCGGGCAATCATTATATAGTGTATGGGCCCATGGGGTGCTTTGTGGATGATTTGTATAAGAGACCTGGTCGAGGCCGCAAAGAAAAGCGGGAGATGAACCTATGGCTGAGGGCGTGACTTCCCAATCAGGAGCGCCGAGTGCCTGAGGCCGGCGATCACCAGCAATAGTTCTTTGCAGTCCCAAACTTGTCAAGGTTTCACCCACAACATGATTAATTCACAATCCACTGATCCAGGGCCGACTCGCaagccatcaaggccagGAACAAGTTAACGATCTCATCCAGGGGGTCTGAGCTCATGCTCATCCCGCGTGTTTGGCTCGGCTCATCCCGCGGTAGGAATCGTGCCTCTCTTGGCTCATTTACCTTAAATTGGGCGGCTGCGGCATGCGTGCTTATTTGGACCGGGATGTTCGCTCGAGACCTGCTTTCTTAGTGATTTGGAATTTATTTCCATGCGACTGCGACGATCATCTGCGCAGGTTTCGACTTCCAAGTCTCGATGTAACAGTCTCCTGGCTTGATTAAT
This is a stretch of genomic DNA from Aspergillus puulaauensis MK2 DNA, chromosome 8, nearly complete sequence. It encodes these proteins:
- a CDS encoding uncharacterized protein (COG:S;~EggNog:ENOG410PSYC) encodes the protein MDKSEILVHISAPSGAVDDAHYRAQVDAILNFQTHSRETIPLRPGETDSYPSSSHPGTSPFTGAADIINSPPRVSPLPSHLVPTQLGAQKDSLETPLSVIPDSQPQPGVDTECLTIYPEPEPETPQCSSHLTSKRRRVDSPPQALDHLQHDEMQAGSVGGNRNTTTAHTSPIVTPNTVNEGKNPRSTNTIAQLKCPTIPLSLPLEIKPPPPPISTSPFTTHITPTLEMLSTRLKSPRTYSPAEQTRDLDSLERGHWYLRLNLIPSGQDNTHTPAINTSAPTPWDMVLFSRFWTFLSDFIKEGRAGWGVWCILEAEGDEGSNSTSPSKEAEGHSHSTGSVKAQHLVSLKVFTWGEIARHIYLLLFLASERQIRKMGAQWRDAGDKVVIQMP
- a CDS encoding putative arsenite resistance protein Ars2 (COG:S;~EggNog:ENOG410QDBA;~InterPro:IPR025239,IPR039249,IPR013087,IPR021933, IPR007042;~PFAM:PF04959,PF12066,PF13821) is translated as MDSYESYGSPGRGRETSDPYAPRASMDSYRRRSPASQDRRRGRGRSRSPVMIDRYEPSDRRPSRDDYYSASREHTAREREDRRRPPSPIAANIDRYVPGQDGGKRAIQPNPLPNPLTLDFQVGFNWFAEWWRAEQSIKEEKERVKHGGRRPSDRVKGEREAREDRDRERAQIQAAYDTYKVDLQVKMARTFVQQHKNEEWFRERYVPEVRDPLRRMLMDFRVGAYQQWEHDIEGGLFDEFTLEGIYKSESDGAGGVIEKEEGETTAVGETLGVLDLLPARGGDLRDEALSQPALLIKTLAPNVSRHKIEEFCKEHLGEQDGGFKWLSLSDPNPSKKYHRMGWIMLHPADDVAVVERGDGREEEGEEMDQDNVANGSGTVTVSEKALEATNDKTIHDPVHGDFVCHVGVHAPPSQLRKKALWDLFSSPDRVERDLELARRLVSKLDSEMGRGVDGYAKVEDRVEELRGKGWLQTPVTGPVSVKKRKPDFDTDDVDEGEAEEGEEQEEWADDEVDDEELLAKKKKLDLMVEYLRRVYNFCFFCVFECDSIHELTRKCPGGHLRRPRTGLTSQSKAVARASALGQPFPVKKKDPSEEGEEQAPPPSEKEKRSQRFSSKSEQQLQRAFNWVKTFEDKLLQILEPENVDIVKLGGKSVDEALEEELSKHVKQEDESKYRCKVPECSKLFKADHFWRKHIEKRHADWYERIKSDLILVNAYVLDPARIAPSRSDANSNGHFPLNSGQNQTGTPRGFSLAAMPPYLANGPNVPPGFQGVPGGLPGFMGLGNQSWGANSMAGGDHPGLHQPGVMRRGGGRFNSRSGPYDRRGNRHGPQGVGRMSPGRSMLPSGRLPAAAGAPYIPPGHPAAAAFAGAGGFPDAAQQAMGPREAVQGRSLKSYEDLDAVGGAGSGELNY